From Pseudonocardia autotrophica, one genomic window encodes:
- a CDS encoding Fic family protein, with product MLFQPPTLDDLDMQVIEQIDTFRKDMRYALREPRRWTGQLRRNLLAKAIQGSNSIEGYDVSDEDAVAAVEEEEPLSADEATWAEIRGYRTAMSYVLQLADDPHFELDQSLIRSLHYMMLAHDVLKSPGRYRLNSVFVVDESRDEIVYEGPDFQRVPELCQELVETIPQEQGAPNYVRAAMAHLNLVMIHPFREVNGRMARCLQTLILARDSIVAPEFSSIEEFLGKNTPDYYSVLGKVGQGAWNPGNSTRPWVKFILRAHHMQAQTVVGRLAEASYMWAQLEEIARRKRLPERSVPALYDCSLGLRMRRSSYLKLADVEERTATRDLQQIVDAGLFFTQGERRGRTYGATDELRLVRIEARTNKPRNRDPYEEMGGIRGILDDRGYQTGLPL from the coding sequence ATGCTGTTTCAACCGCCCACACTCGACGACCTGGACATGCAGGTCATCGAGCAGATCGACACGTTCCGCAAGGACATGAGGTACGCCCTACGTGAGCCGCGGCGCTGGACCGGTCAGCTCCGAAGGAACCTGCTCGCGAAGGCAATCCAGGGCAGCAACAGCATCGAAGGGTACGACGTCAGCGACGAGGACGCGGTCGCAGCGGTGGAGGAAGAGGAGCCACTGTCAGCAGACGAGGCGACCTGGGCCGAGATTCGCGGCTACCGCACCGCCATGAGCTACGTGCTCCAGCTGGCAGACGATCCTCATTTCGAGCTGGACCAGAGTCTGATTCGAAGCCTTCACTACATGATGCTCGCACATGACGTACTGAAGAGTCCGGGCCGGTACCGACTCAATTCAGTTTTCGTTGTAGACGAATCAAGAGATGAGATCGTGTACGAAGGGCCCGACTTTCAACGAGTTCCCGAGCTGTGCCAGGAGCTGGTCGAGACCATTCCACAAGAGCAGGGGGCACCCAACTACGTCCGCGCCGCAATGGCACACCTGAACCTGGTGATGATCCATCCATTTCGCGAAGTAAATGGGAGAATGGCACGCTGCCTGCAGACTCTGATCCTTGCTCGCGACAGCATCGTCGCCCCCGAGTTCAGCAGCATTGAAGAATTCCTCGGAAAGAACACGCCAGACTACTATTCGGTACTCGGAAAAGTCGGGCAGGGTGCCTGGAATCCAGGAAACTCGACCAGACCCTGGGTGAAGTTCATCTTGCGAGCTCACCACATGCAAGCACAGACAGTGGTCGGACGGCTCGCCGAGGCGTCGTACATGTGGGCACAGCTCGAAGAAATTGCCCGGCGCAAGCGGCTACCGGAAAGATCCGTTCCCGCCCTGTACGACTGCTCACTCGGCTTACGAATGCGGCGGTCCAGCTACCTGAAGCTGGCCGACGTCGAGGAACGGACAGCGACCCGCGATCTACAACAAATAGTCGATGCCGGATTGTTCTTCACCCAAGGGGAACGTCGCGGGCGTACTTACGGAGCGACCGATGAGCTGAGACTTGTCCGGATCGAGGCGAGGACCAACAAGCCCAGGAATCGGGATCCGTACGAGGAGATGGGTGGCATTCGTGGAATCTTAGATGATCGCGGATACCAGACCGGCCTCCCACTCTGA
- a CDS encoding AMP-binding protein has protein sequence MRSPYPDVEIPEVSLTEFLFADGFGDRADAPAFLDGTTGDQLTFTEFHGLVEKIAGGLAARGIGKGDVVALFAPNLPQWAALFHGILRANATVTSANSMYTGGELAHQLTDSGATTLITVSPFLDRALAGATEAGLSADAVLTIDKAEGHDSLADLVSSGAPAPELTTTADDTAVLPYSSGTTGLAKGVILTHRNLVANLLQVHVMGSVTDQTKIMAFLPFFHIYGMTVMMNQGLHTRATVVTMPKFDLEQFLSITQKYAVDRLYIAPPVAVALAKHPIVDSYDLSCVKTIFSGAAPLDGELGRAVAKRLNCTVLQGYGMTELSPVSHCMPDDRGDLDLNSSGFALPNIECKLVDPESGKEVGVGERGELWVKGPNVMVGYLNNSDATDATKDADGYLHTGDIAVVDDEGVYSIVDRVKELIKYKGYQVPPAELEALLLTHDKIADTAVIGVKDAEGEEVPKAFVVKQASGADLTEDDVMAFVAEKVAPHKKVRVVEFIEQIPKSASGKILRKDLRARETEQA, from the coding sequence ATGCGCAGCCCGTACCCGGACGTCGAGATCCCGGAAGTTTCGCTGACCGAGTTCCTGTTCGCCGACGGCTTCGGAGACCGGGCCGACGCGCCCGCGTTCCTCGACGGCACGACCGGCGACCAGCTGACCTTCACCGAGTTCCACGGCCTGGTCGAGAAGATCGCCGGCGGGCTGGCCGCCCGCGGCATCGGCAAGGGCGACGTGGTCGCCCTGTTCGCGCCGAACCTGCCCCAGTGGGCGGCCCTGTTCCACGGCATCCTGCGTGCGAACGCCACCGTGACCAGTGCGAACTCGATGTACACCGGCGGCGAGCTGGCACACCAGCTCACCGACTCCGGCGCGACGACGCTGATCACCGTGTCGCCGTTCCTGGACCGGGCGCTGGCCGGTGCCACCGAGGCGGGCCTGTCCGCAGACGCCGTCCTGACCATCGACAAGGCCGAGGGCCACGACTCGCTGGCCGATCTCGTCTCGTCCGGGGCGCCTGCCCCCGAGCTCACCACGACCGCGGACGACACCGCGGTGCTGCCGTACTCCTCCGGCACGACCGGGCTCGCCAAGGGCGTGATCCTGACCCACCGCAACCTGGTGGCGAACCTGCTCCAGGTGCACGTCATGGGCAGCGTGACCGACCAGACGAAGATCATGGCGTTCCTGCCGTTCTTCCACATCTACGGCATGACCGTGATGATGAACCAGGGCCTGCACACCCGCGCCACGGTCGTCACGATGCCGAAGTTCGATCTCGAGCAGTTCCTGTCGATCACCCAGAAGTACGCGGTCGACCGTCTCTACATCGCCCCGCCGGTCGCCGTCGCGCTGGCCAAGCACCCGATCGTCGACTCGTACGACCTGAGCTGCGTGAAGACGATCTTCTCCGGGGCGGCCCCGCTGGACGGCGAGCTCGGCCGCGCCGTCGCGAAGCGGCTGAACTGCACGGTCCTGCAGGGTTACGGCATGACCGAGCTGTCCCCGGTCAGCCACTGCATGCCCGACGACCGCGGCGACCTCGACCTGAACTCGTCCGGCTTCGCGCTGCCGAACATCGAGTGCAAGCTGGTCGATCCGGAGTCCGGCAAGGAGGTCGGCGTCGGCGAGCGCGGCGAGCTGTGGGTGAAGGGCCCGAACGTGATGGTCGGGTACCTGAACAACAGCGACGCCACCGACGCCACCAAGGACGCCGACGGCTACCTGCACACCGGTGACATCGCCGTCGTCGACGACGAGGGCGTCTACTCGATCGTCGACCGGGTCAAGGAACTGATCAAGTACAAGGGCTACCAGGTGCCGCCCGCCGAGCTGGAGGCGCTGCTGCTCACCCACGACAAGATCGCCGACACCGCGGTGATCGGGGTCAAGGACGCCGAGGGCGAAGAGGTGCCCAAGGCGTTCGTGGTGAAGCAGGCCTCCGGTGCGGATCTGACCGAGGACGACGTGATGGCCTTCGTCGCGGAGAAGGTCGCCCCGCACAAGAAGGTGCGGGTCGTCGAGTTCATCGAGCAGATCCCGAAGTCGGCGTCGGGCAAGATCCTGCGCAAGGATCTGCGTGCCCGGGAGACCGAGCAGGCCTGA
- a CDS encoding type III secretion system chaperone family protein has translation MTDLDPVISGALADMDVEHVHRGQGQWLVTLPGEARLQTQTWLLAREQTLGVQAFVCRRPDENAEGVYRFMLLRNARLYGVHYCLDRAGDIHLVGRLPLHAVTAEEIDRVLGQVLQAADGDFNTFLELGFASSIRREYAWRSEHGESTANLAAFEHLIDQ, from the coding sequence ATGACCGACCTCGATCCGGTGATCTCCGGGGCACTGGCCGACATGGACGTCGAGCACGTGCACCGCGGGCAGGGACAGTGGCTGGTGACGCTGCCCGGGGAGGCCCGGCTGCAGACCCAGACCTGGCTGCTGGCGCGTGAGCAGACGCTCGGCGTGCAGGCGTTCGTCTGTCGTCGTCCTGACGAGAACGCCGAGGGCGTCTACCGGTTCATGCTGCTGCGCAACGCCCGGCTCTACGGCGTGCACTACTGCCTGGATCGGGCCGGCGACATCCACCTGGTCGGCAGGCTGCCGCTGCACGCGGTCACCGCCGAGGAGATCGACCGGGTGCTCGGCCAGGTGCTGCAGGCCGCCGACGGCGACTTCAACACGTTCCTGGAGCTCGGGTTCGCCTCCTCGATCCGGCGCGAGTACGCGTGGCGCAGCGAGCACGGCGAGTCGACCGCGAACCTGGCGGCGTTCGAGCATCTGATCGACCAATAG
- the mshA gene encoding D-inositol-3-phosphate glycosyltransferase, which yields MTTELPRRVAVLSVHTSPTEQPGTGDAGGMNVYVAQTAIRMARRGVEVEIFTRATSSEQPPTVELAPGVTVRFVAAGPFEGLGKDDLPAQLCAFTAGVLRAEARHDPGWYDVVHSHYWLSGQVGWLARDRWGVPLVHTAHTLAKVKNAALAAGDTPEPRVRLIGEDQVVAEADRLVANTEIEAKQLIELYDADPRRTVTIPPGVDTDRFRPGDRAAARAALDLPHDAVVLAFVGRIQRLKAPDVLLRAAAELLARTPSLRDRLVVLVAGGPSGSGLAEPTSLQELAAELGVTDVVRFLPPRGGDELVTVYRAADVVAVPSHNESFGLVALEAQACGTPVVATRVGGLPVAVADGRSGLLVSGHDISDWADALGELALDPARCERMAGVAAGHARRFSWDRTTDALLGAYDEARAEFRAREGGRR from the coding sequence GTGACGACAGAGCTTCCGCGCCGGGTCGCGGTGCTCTCGGTACACACCTCACCGACCGAGCAGCCCGGCACCGGCGACGCGGGCGGCATGAACGTCTACGTCGCACAGACCGCGATCCGGATGGCGCGCCGCGGGGTCGAGGTCGAGATCTTCACCCGGGCGACGTCGTCGGAGCAGCCGCCGACGGTCGAGCTCGCGCCGGGCGTGACCGTCCGGTTCGTCGCCGCCGGTCCGTTCGAGGGGCTCGGCAAGGACGACCTGCCCGCCCAGCTGTGCGCTTTCACCGCGGGGGTACTGCGGGCCGAGGCCCGGCACGACCCGGGCTGGTACGACGTCGTGCACTCGCACTACTGGCTCTCCGGCCAGGTCGGCTGGCTGGCCCGGGACCGCTGGGGGGTGCCGCTGGTGCACACCGCGCACACCCTGGCGAAGGTGAAGAACGCCGCGCTGGCCGCCGGGGACACCCCCGAGCCGCGGGTCCGGCTGATCGGCGAGGACCAGGTCGTCGCCGAGGCCGACCGGCTCGTCGCGAACACCGAGATCGAGGCCAAGCAGCTGATCGAGCTCTACGACGCCGACCCGCGGCGCACCGTCACGATCCCGCCCGGGGTGGACACCGACCGGTTCCGGCCCGGTGACCGGGCGGCCGCACGGGCCGCGCTGGACCTGCCGCACGATGCCGTGGTGCTCGCGTTCGTCGGGCGGATCCAGCGGCTCAAGGCGCCGGACGTGCTGCTGCGGGCCGCCGCCGAGCTGCTCGCCCGGACGCCGTCGCTGCGGGACCGGCTGGTGGTGCTGGTCGCGGGCGGGCCGTCCGGGTCGGGACTGGCCGAGCCGACGTCGTTGCAGGAGCTGGCGGCCGAGCTGGGCGTGACCGACGTCGTCCGGTTCCTGCCGCCGCGCGGCGGCGACGAGCTGGTCACCGTCTACCGGGCGGCCGATGTGGTGGCGGTGCCCAGCCACAACGAGTCGTTCGGGCTGGTCGCGCTGGAGGCGCAGGCCTGCGGGACGCCGGTGGTCGCGACCCGGGTGGGCGGGCTGCCGGTGGCGGTCGCCGACGGCCGGTCCGGGCTGCTGGTGAGCGGGCACGACATCTCCGACTGGGCGGACGCGCTCGGCGAGCTGGCCCTCGACCCGGCCCGCTGCGAGCGGATGGCGGGCGTCGCGGCCGGGCACGCGCGGCGGTTCTCCTGGGACCGTACGACCGACGCCCTGCTGGGCGCCTACGACGAGGCCCGCGCCGAGTTCCGCGCGCGGGAGGGGGGCAGGCGATGA
- a CDS encoding sacsin N-terminal ATP-binding-like domain-containing protein, with protein MRAGVLAAWSSSPTRFREDVNAEDDLRRGGYAETWVAELLQNAADAAAAGAAPGRVLARVHDGELRIANTGAPLDAAGVAALAALRASAKRDATGATGRFGVGFAAVLAVCSQPRLVTAQGAIAFSAERTAAEVTALGGAAADELARDPRVPVLRLCWPTSEEPPPDGYATEIRLRPDSADPATLLAELAVAAADLLLALPALGEVAAGDTVLTRSDLGGGRIRIGDRELLLAGGPARWALPYVDGRPVPYPPDAGEVLHAPTPSAEQLSLPARLLAPFPLDPDRRRIRADDPGTGALVERAAHAFTELIGVVEPHYRTMLVPEPGFPRSPLDGLLRTAIAAALGSSPWLPAAGGGVLAPDRAEYLDLGGDTPTGLPELLAAADPAFDRLVASGVVPPPGLHVDRLGPAALTERLTGVDAGPSWWRELYATLAPAVDAIPGLAAELGALPVPLTDGRLVPGPATVLLADGATPDLPELRTAHPDAAHPLLRRLGAADADRETLLASPALLDAVERSVDDAEAGLDTEPLARAVLALLDTPSAARDPRFGALALTDDDGVPARADELVLPGSPVRDLLDPDAPVGILDARWLDAGKDALVAAGVLDRFVVVDFDPEVLHDADRYDAHRADAERCDADGAEASAVRDLDLVDDDAWPAALALLAADRDTRAAMLTGYTAWWLSRNVRIGGRLPSTWRLPSASTLAGLYDPVPPLDGLGDDAILVAIGVRSGITIDGADEAVELLDRLADPARPVTGDVAGVAHTALAAALRAGVFDLDDLDPPDHVRTLTGEVAPADRAVVVDMPWVLPALDDVPAVPGGDDPDALAELLDLPVASARVTGIVRGAGEPVAWTAVAEVVLACRAIGVDPPEGELRRHERLAVELDDGGTVTVPAWPGADGGWHASDPLRALVAELAAQRRVRMMS; from the coding sequence TTGCGGGCGGGGGTGCTGGCGGCGTGGTCGTCGTCGCCGACCCGGTTCCGGGAGGACGTCAACGCCGAGGACGACCTGCGGCGCGGCGGGTACGCCGAGACCTGGGTCGCCGAGCTTCTGCAGAACGCCGCCGACGCCGCCGCGGCGGGTGCGGCGCCGGGCCGGGTGCTCGCGCGGGTGCACGACGGCGAGCTGCGGATCGCGAACACCGGCGCCCCGCTGGACGCCGCCGGGGTCGCCGCGCTGGCCGCGCTGCGCGCGTCGGCGAAGCGGGACGCCACCGGGGCGACCGGCCGGTTCGGCGTCGGCTTCGCGGCGGTGCTCGCGGTCTGCTCGCAGCCCCGGCTGGTGACCGCGCAGGGCGCGATCGCGTTCTCCGCCGAGCGCACGGCGGCCGAGGTGACCGCGCTGGGCGGTGCGGCGGCCGATGAGCTGGCCCGCGACCCGCGGGTCCCGGTGCTGCGACTGTGCTGGCCGACGTCCGAGGAGCCCCCGCCGGACGGGTACGCCACCGAGATCCGGCTCCGGCCGGACTCGGCCGATCCGGCGACGCTGCTCGCCGAGCTCGCCGTTGCCGCGGCGGATCTGCTGCTCGCGCTGCCCGCGCTGGGCGAGGTCGCCGCCGGGGACACCGTGCTGACCCGCAGCGACCTGGGCGGGGGCAGGATCCGGATCGGTGACCGTGAGCTGCTGCTGGCCGGTGGCCCGGCCCGCTGGGCCCTCCCGTACGTCGACGGCCGCCCCGTCCCGTACCCGCCCGACGCGGGGGAGGTGTTGCACGCCCCCACCCCCAGCGCGGAGCAGCTGTCGCTGCCGGCGCGGCTGCTCGCGCCGTTCCCGCTGGACCCGGACCGTCGCCGGATCCGGGCCGACGACCCGGGCACCGGTGCGCTGGTGGAGCGGGCGGCCCACGCGTTCACCGAGCTGATCGGGGTGGTCGAGCCGCACTATCGGACGATGCTGGTGCCCGAGCCGGGCTTCCCGCGCTCCCCGCTGGACGGCCTGCTGCGGACCGCGATCGCCGCCGCCCTCGGCTCCTCGCCGTGGCTGCCCGCCGCCGGCGGCGGGGTGCTCGCACCGGACCGGGCGGAGTACCTCGATCTCGGCGGCGACACCCCCACCGGCCTGCCCGAGCTGCTCGCCGCCGCCGATCCGGCGTTCGACCGGCTGGTCGCGTCCGGCGTCGTCCCGCCGCCGGGCCTGCACGTCGACCGGCTGGGTCCGGCGGCGCTGACCGAGCGATTGACCGGAGTCGACGCCGGGCCGTCGTGGTGGCGGGAGCTGTATGCGACGCTCGCCCCGGCGGTCGACGCGATCCCCGGTCTCGCCGCGGAGCTCGGTGCGCTGCCGGTGCCGCTGACCGACGGCCGGCTGGTGCCCGGCCCGGCGACGGTATTGCTGGCCGACGGTGCCACCCCGGACCTGCCGGAGTTGCGGACCGCGCATCCCGACGCGGCGCATCCGCTGCTGCGCAGGCTCGGTGCCGCCGACGCCGACCGGGAGACGCTGCTCGCCTCCCCGGCCCTGCTCGACGCCGTCGAGCGCTCGGTCGACGACGCCGAGGCCGGTCTCGACACCGAACCGCTCGCCCGCGCCGTGCTGGCGCTGCTCGACACCCCGTCCGCGGCCCGGGACCCGCGGTTCGGCGCGCTCGCCCTCACCGACGACGACGGTGTCCCGGCCCGTGCCGACGAGCTGGTGCTGCCCGGATCCCCCGTCCGCGACCTGCTCGATCCGGACGCACCGGTCGGGATCCTGGACGCCCGCTGGCTGGACGCGGGGAAGGACGCGCTGGTCGCGGCCGGAGTGCTGGACCGGTTCGTGGTGGTCGACTTCGATCCCGAGGTACTGCACGACGCCGACCGCTACGACGCCCACCGTGCCGACGCAGAGCGCTGTGACGCCGACGGTGCCGAGGCCTCCGCGGTCCGGGATCTCGATCTCGTCGACGACGACGCCTGGCCCGCCGCGCTGGCCCTGCTCGCCGCCGACCGGGACACCCGGGCTGCGATGCTCACCGGGTACACCGCCTGGTGGCTGTCCCGCAACGTACGGATCGGCGGCCGGCTGCCCTCGACCTGGCGGCTGCCGTCGGCGAGCACCCTGGCCGGGCTCTACGATCCCGTCCCGCCGCTCGACGGTCTCGGCGACGACGCGATCCTCGTCGCGATCGGGGTGCGCAGCGGGATCACGATCGACGGCGCCGACGAGGCCGTCGAGCTGCTGGACCGGCTCGCCGATCCGGCCCGCCCGGTCACCGGCGACGTCGCCGGGGTCGCGCACACGGCGCTGGCCGCCGCCCTGCGGGCCGGCGTGTTCGATCTCGACGATCTCGACCCGCCCGATCACGTCCGGACGCTCACCGGTGAGGTCGCCCCGGCCGATCGCGCCGTCGTCGTCGACATGCCGTGGGTGCTGCCCGCGCTCGACGACGTGCCGGCGGTCCCCGGCGGCGACGACCCGGACGCACTCGCCGAGCTGCTCGACCTGCCGGTGGCGTCCGCCCGGGTCACCGGCATCGTCCGTGGTGCGGGCGAGCCGGTCGCCTGGACCGCGGTCGCCGAGGTCGTGCTGGCCTGCCGAGCGATCGGCGTCGACCCGCCGGAGGGCGAGCTGCGGCGGCACGAACGGCTGGCCGTCGAGCTCGACGACGGCGGCACGGTCACCGTCCCGGCGTGGCCGGGGGCGGACGGCGGGTGGCACGCGTCGGACCCGCTCCGGGCGCTGGTGGCCGAGCTGGCCGCGCAACGGCGTGTCAGGATGATGTCGTGA
- a CDS encoding DUF3027 domain-containing protein produces MTAGDDTASPEGATVPQAPAPPAATEPRVAPPELFDAVDIARAAAVEEAADELGRAAAVAAVGLHLGAGAEDDGSVTHSFVAELPGYRGWRWAVTVASAGPSEPATVSESVLLPGDTAIVAPTWVPWDQRVRPGDLKPGDLLPPPADDPRLVPGYVDSGDPAVEELAGEVGLGREQVLSADGRAAAADRWQQGDRGPAAELARAAPASCGTCGFMLPIAGSLRGVFGVCANGSAPADGQVVAVGFGCGAHSSVTETGGSPVYVSALVYDDGVDLEPVGSH; encoded by the coding sequence GTGACTGCTGGTGACGACACCGCCTCCCCCGAGGGAGCCACCGTGCCCCAGGCGCCCGCACCGCCTGCAGCGACGGAACCGCGGGTCGCGCCGCCCGAGCTGTTCGACGCCGTCGACATCGCCCGGGCCGCCGCCGTCGAGGAGGCCGCCGACGAGCTGGGTCGCGCCGCCGCCGTCGCCGCGGTGGGCCTGCATCTGGGCGCCGGCGCCGAGGACGACGGCTCGGTGACGCACTCGTTCGTCGCCGAGCTGCCCGGGTACCGCGGCTGGCGCTGGGCCGTCACGGTCGCCAGCGCCGGGCCGAGCGAGCCGGCGACGGTCTCGGAGTCGGTGCTGCTGCCCGGTGACACCGCCATCGTCGCGCCGACCTGGGTGCCGTGGGACCAGCGGGTCCGGCCCGGTGACCTCAAGCCGGGCGATCTGCTGCCGCCCCCGGCCGACGATCCGCGACTGGTGCCCGGCTACGTCGACAGCGGCGACCCGGCGGTCGAGGAGCTGGCCGGCGAGGTCGGCCTCGGCCGGGAGCAGGTGCTCTCCGCGGACGGCCGTGCCGCGGCCGCCGACCGCTGGCAGCAGGGTGACCGCGGCCCGGCGGCCGAGCTCGCCCGGGCCGCGCCCGCGTCCTGCGGGACCTGTGGGTTCATGCTGCCGATCGCCGGCTCGCTGCGCGGGGTGTTCGGGGTGTGCGCCAACGGTTCCGCCCCGGCGGACGGGCAGGTCGTCGCGGTCGGCTTCGGCTGCGGCGCGCACTCGTCGGTGACCGAGACCGGTGGTTCGCCGGTGTACGTGTCGGCGCTGGTCTACGACGACGGTGTGGACCTCGAACCGGTCGGTTCGCACTGA
- a CDS encoding glutaminyl-peptide cyclotransferase: protein MPVALLLPLLLVLSACGAAAPAPGAAPVIRPEVLAEIPHDPAAFTQGFELHDGVLYEGTGRVGESEIRALDPDTGALRAATPLPPAYFGEGITVSGDAIWQLTWRDGVALEWDRETLALRREVPVDGEGWGLCLADDGRIVRSDGTDRLRFHDPADLAETGSVAVTRDGSPQPELNELECVGDRVWANVWQSDEIVRIDPATGTVDLVVDASGLLDPAGRRGADVLNGIAHVAGDEYLLTGKLWPTTFRVRLTAPPEPGAVRPAG, encoded by the coding sequence GTGCCCGTTGCGCTGCTGCTCCCCCTCCTCCTCGTGCTCTCGGCGTGCGGCGCCGCCGCCCCGGCGCCCGGAGCCGCACCGGTGATCCGCCCGGAGGTACTGGCCGAGATCCCGCACGACCCGGCCGCGTTCACCCAGGGCTTCGAGCTGCACGACGGCGTGCTCTACGAGGGCACCGGCCGGGTCGGCGAGTCCGAGATCCGGGCCCTCGACCCGGACACCGGGGCGCTGCGCGCGGCCACGCCGCTGCCACCCGCCTACTTCGGCGAGGGGATCACCGTGTCCGGTGACGCGATCTGGCAGCTCACCTGGCGCGACGGCGTCGCACTGGAATGGGACCGGGAGACGCTGGCGCTGCGCCGCGAGGTCCCGGTGGACGGCGAGGGCTGGGGCCTGTGCCTCGCCGACGACGGCCGGATCGTCCGCTCCGACGGCACCGACCGGCTGCGCTTCCACGATCCCGCCGATCTCGCCGAGACCGGCTCGGTCGCGGTCACCCGGGACGGCTCCCCGCAGCCGGAGCTCAACGAGCTGGAGTGCGTCGGCGACCGGGTGTGGGCGAACGTGTGGCAGAGCGACGAGATCGTCCGGATCGATCCGGCGACCGGCACCGTGGATCTCGTGGTGGACGCCTCCGGGCTGCTCGATCCGGCCGGCAGACGGGGCGCCGACGTGCTGAACGGCATCGCACACGTGGCCGGGGACGAGTACCTGCTGACCGGGAAGCTGTGGCCCACGACGTTCCGGGTGCGGCTCACGGCACCGCCGGAGCCGGGCGCGGTACGTCCGGCCGGGTGA